The Candidatus Mesenet endosymbiont of Agriotes lineatus region CCAGAAAGAGGGTCTTCTTTCCCATAAAAAGCTGCTTCCGTTAAAACTTTGGTAGTTTCTTGAAACGAAGCAGCTGAAATAAATGAACCAGTTGCAAGGCTTGCACGAGTTATACCTTGCAAAATTGAAACATAACTTGCATCCCTCTTACCAGCACTTAACAATGACTCATTAATTTGCAGAATCTCCTGCCTATTAACGCTTTCCCCAATTAGATACATAGTATCACCAGGATCAGTAATCTCTACTCTTTGTAGCATCTGCCTTAATATAACTTCTATATGTTTATTATCAATACGGACACCTTGTAACCTATAAACTTGCTGTATTTCAGAAGTCATATAATTTGCTAATGCCTCTACTCCTAAAACACGTAAAATATCATGAGGATCAGGATCACCATCCATGAGTAAATCACCCTTGCGAACAAAATCACCCTCATTAACTATAGTATGCTTACCCTTAGGAATAAGATACTCTATTGGAGAACTCTGACCATCTACAGGGTTAACAAATACGCGACGCTTTGATCTATAATAATCTTTACCAAATTCAACACAGCCATCTACTTCACTCACTACAGAGTGTTCTTTAGGACGACGAGCTTCGAACAACTCTACAACTCTAGGTAACCCTCCAGTAATATCACGAGTTTTTATCGACTCTCTAGGAATCCTTGTAATCACGTCACCAGCATATACTTTTTGACCATCCTGTACATTTAAAACCGCTCCTATCGGCATAAAATAGTGAGCATCAAGATCATTTGCAAGCGTAATTACATCACCAGCATCATTGAGCAACACTATTCTAGGACGAATATTCGCCCCATGAATACTTAATTTCCAATCTACAACTACTCTATTCGAAATACCAGTCAATTCATCCATCACCTCACTAATTGACACACCATCTATTAAATCCCTATAAGATACTATACCTGTTTTTTCCGTTATAATCGGAACAGTATAAGGATCCCACTCTGCTATTTTATCTCCAACTTCAACTGTTTCTCCATCACTAATATAAAGTTTAGCACCATAAGGTAAATTATGCTTGAACTTCTCATTACCAAAATCATCCAATAACGCCACTTCACAAGAACGACCCATAACTATCTTATTATCATTTTTATCTACTATTATATTGCTATTAATAATTTTTACTTTTGCATTAAAAGCAGCAATAACATCAGAAACCTCAGCCCCCCTCGTTACTGCACCACCAATATGAAAAGTACGCATAGTAAGCTGAGTTCCAGGCTCACCAATAGATTGAGCAGCAATTACACCGACGGCTTCACCTATTGCAACAAATCTTCCAGTTACAAGATCCCTACCGTAACATAAAGAACATATCCCATCAGTAAACTTACAAGTTAAAGGAGAACGAATCTTCATAGCATCTAACCCACCAATATTTATCTGCTCAACCTTATTTTCATCAATCAATTCTCCTTCTTTCACTAATATTTCACCTGTAATAGGATTATAAGTATCAATAACTGCTACTCTTCCTAAAATAATACTAGATAAAGTTGCAACAATAGATCCACTCTCTATAGTTGCCTTAGCAATTATACCATCTGTTGTGCCACAATCATATCCAGTTACTATACAATCCTGAGAAACATCAACTAAACGACGCGTTAGATAACCAGAATTTGCTGTTTTTAAAGCAGTATCAGCTAAGCCTTTTCTAGCACCATGAGTTGAATTAAAATATTCAAATACGTTTAACCCTTCACGAAAATTAGATATAATAGGGGTTTCAATAATTTCTCCAGAGGGTTTTGCCATCAAACCACGCATACCAGCTAACTGTTTCATCTGTGATACAGATCCCCTTGCACCAGAACTAGCCATCATATAGATAGAATTTAAGTTATTTTTTTTGTCACAAACAGACATGGCTTTAACCATATCATTAGCTATAAAGTCTGTACATCTTGACCATTCATCAACAACTTTATTATATCTTTCATTTTTGGTTATCAGCCCCTCTTGATATTGCATAGAAAATTTCCTTACTTCATTGGTGGCATTTTTAACATGCATAGCTTTACTTTCTGGTATAACCATATCAGAATAGCCAAAAGAAATTCCAGAAAGTGTTGCATATTCAAAACCAAGGCACATCAACCTATCAGAAAATAAAACAGTTTCATTTTGACCACAATTTCTATAAACTAAAGAAACTAAATTGGTTATTTCCTTCACTGTAAGAACCTGGTTAACCAAACTAAAGTTCAAATTTTTATGTTCAGGAAAAGCCTGCCATAGTATTAAGCGACCTGGTGTGGTATGAACAGTATTATAATATTCCTTCCCATCATCATTAAAAAACTTCATTTCATATTTTATGTTAGAATGTATATTAATCATTTTGCAATTTAAAGCATGTTCAATACATCCAAAATCAGAAAAATACATTAAGTTATTACTTTCTGAATCATCAATCTGTTGTTGTAGTGTTAAATAATATATACCAAGTACTATATCCTTAGATGGAACTATAATTGGCTTTCCATTAGAAGGGTTAAGGATATTATTTGTTGACATCATAAGCACTCTTGCCTCAAGTTGTGCCTCTAAAGATAAAGGGACATGAACTGCCATTTGATCGCCATCAAAATCAGCATTAAATGCTGTGCAAACAAGAGGGTGTAACTGTATTGCTTTACCTTCAATTAACACAGGTTGAAATGCTTGAATACTGAGCCTATGTAAGGTTGGAGCCCTATTTAACAGAACCGGATGCTCTCGTATTACTTCATCCAAAATATCCCATACTTCTGGCTTCTCAGATTTCACCATCTTACTAGCAAACTTAACTGTAGGAGCTTCACCATACATCCTAAGTTTGGAGTAAACGAAAGGCTTGAACAACTCTAATGCCATCTTCTTCGGTAAACCACACTGGTGCAACTTCAATGTAGGACCAACAACTATTACTGACCTTCCTGAATAATCTACCCTCTTACCTAAAAGATTTTGACGGAAACGCCCTTGTTTACCCTTTAACATATCACTTAAGGACTTTTTATAACCAACGCTTCCAGCTTTATTTGCCAGACTGCTACGACGACTACCATCAAAAAGAGCATCCACAGCCTCCTGCAGCATCCTTTTTTCATTTTGAACCATAATAGCAGGTGGATTTAAGCTCAACAGCTTTCTTAATCTATTATTTCTATTAATAATAGTCCTATAATGATGATTAAGATCAGAAACTGCAGGACGACCGTTCTCAAGCGAAATCAATGGACGCAAGTCAGGCGGAAGTATTGGTATTGTCGTAAGCACCATATGCTCAGGTTTGTTACCAGAATTTAAGAAATTCTCAACAATACGTAACCTTCTAATAATTTTTTTCCTCTTTATCTCTGATGTGACTGACTCTAATTCGGTCCTTAATTTAGACCTAGTAGAGTATAAATCTAAAGATGCAAGTAATTCTCTTATTGCTTCTGCACCCGTAAGAGCAGTAAAACTACCTTCACCGCACTCATTATAAGTTTGTTCATTAAGAACCTCACCTTTAACAAAAGAAGAAACACCAGGATCTACAACAATAAAATCACCACTATAAAGAATATTCTCTATCTCCTTAAGAGACATATCTAAAAGAGTACCAATCCTTGACGGCAAAGACTTTAAAAACCATATATGTACTACTGGAGACACAAGCTCTATATGACCCATCCTTTCTCTTCTAACCTTAGACGATGTTACTTCTACACCACACTTTTCACAAACAACTCCCCTATATCTCCTTTTTCTATATCTTCCACACAAACATTCATAATCATTAACAGGACCAAAAATTTTCGGACAAAATAACCCACCTTTCTCTACTTTAAAGGTACGATAATTTGCAGTTGAAATATCTTTTACTTCTCCATAGGACATAGCTCTAATCCTCTCAGGACTAGCAATTGATATGCCAATTTTATCAAAAGACTGTGCTATACTAGTACAATGAGGTATATCTATAGTATCATTTCCTTGTTTTAATGTTACATCCAAACATAAAGAGCGTAGTTCTTTTACCATTACATTAAATGACTCAGGAATCCCACACTCAAAATTACTATCACCTCTAATTATTGACTCATAAATCTTAAGTCTACCAACAACATCATCAGATTTTACCGTTAACATTTCTTGCAATGTATATGCAGATCCATAAGCTTGCAGTGCCCAACATTCCATTTCACCAAAACGTTGACCACCAAAATGAGATTTTCCACCAAGAGGCTGTTGTGTAACTAAACTATAAGGACCAACAGAACGAGCATGAACCTTATCATCAACAAGGTGATGTAATTTGAGCATATATATATACCCTACTGTTATTTTACGATTAAACTTTTCACCACTCCTTCCATCGTATAACTCTACCTGCCCAGATTTGTCTACTCCGGCAAGTT contains the following coding sequences:
- the rpoB gene encoding DNA-directed RNA polymerase subunit beta → MNLSVSTPRLSYARSADLKNFLVDLIKMQRDSYNSFVDMDLDGKSKLNSMFHSVFPICDSLGRAILECVNCKIDSPKYDEYECIKRGITFSIAIRIVLRLTVLDIQELKEMRGENIEDKNVKYFKEQEVLIGELPMMTAKGTFVINGVEKVIVSQVHRSPGVFFDNDKGKTYSSGKLIYSARIIPYRGSWLDFEFDAKDILYFRIDRKKKLPVSFLLRALGLSNNDILEKFYKKVKYVRCGDRWRVQFLSERLQNIKLPFALTDVNNNVLLEANVRITSKLVKKLCKDGLREYFIPFTAICSLFLAEDLIDASTNTVLFSTGDLLTIEDVKKIKLLSINEVSLLNIDNVSIGPYILNTLFLNKNISYQDALFEIYRVLRPGEAPTLELAKSFFNNLFFNDEYYNLSDVGRVKLNFRLGLNYGENLTILTVDDIIEVIKNLVLLRDGRGESDDIDHLGNRRIRSVGEFVENQFRLGLIKLQRIAIDYMSTANFDDAAPHDFVNPRVLTTVLKDFFNSSQLCQFMDQTNPLSEITHKRRLSALGPGGLTRDRASFEVRDVHTTHYGRVCPIETPEGQNIGLINSLAVYARVNKYGFIESPYRKVANGIVTDQIEYLSATEEDFYYIADASAKLDKNNHFIDDMLYCRYSGNFTMIQSNQVNYIDVAPKQVVSIAASLIPFLENDDANRALMGSNMQRQAVPLLKPEAPLVGTGMESIVAADSCYVVLAKQDGIVDRVDGIYIVICVLDAEKEKCLDVDIYKMRKFSRSNHSTCINQRPLVKPGDYVKRGDVIADGFAIDKGELALGSNLLVAFMSWQGYNFEDSIIISNAVVQEDIFTSIHIEEFECVVRDTTLGPERIVRSIPDTSEEYLHHLDDIGIVNVGAKVKPGDILVGKVTPKPSVSLQPEEKLLISIFGEKIFDCVDSSLYLSPDIEGTVIDVNILMRRGIEENDRFLLIKQREIVNFKKEYGYETDIVSNYFYNKLKEILIGSCIKQGDKVFVITEEFLNSISKNQWWTLKVSDSSLLEEVEKLEKEFNLKMDNVHTKFKQKMEQLNSSYDLPQGVLTIVKVFVAVKHGLQPGDKMAGRHGNKGVISRIVPVEDMPYLEDGTPVDIILNPLGISSRMNIGQILETHLGLACVKLGEKIGKMLDDSNETSISDLRDFLLRIYCNDRIMCGQIKALNDNCLISFAERVRKGIPIAAPVFEGPKDYEIARLLELAGVDKSGQVELYDGRSGEKFNRKITVGYIYMLKLHHLVDDKVHARSVGPYSLVTQQPLGGKSHFGGQRFGEMECWALQAYGSAYTLQEMLTVKSDDVVGRLKIYESIIRGDSNFECGIPESFNVMVKELRSLCLDVTLKQGNDTIDIPHCTSIAQSFDKIGISIASPERIRAMSYGEVKDISTANYRTFKVEKGGLFCPKIFGPVNDYECLCGRYRKRRYRGVVCEKCGVEVTSSKVRRERMGHIELVSPVVHIWFLKSLPSRIGTLLDMSLKEIENILYSGDFIVVDPGVSSFVKGEVLNEQTYNECGEGSFTALTGAEAIRELLASLDLYSTRSKLRTELESVTSEIKRKKIIRRLRIVENFLNSGNKPEHMVLTTIPILPPDLRPLISLENGRPAVSDLNHHYRTIINRNNRLRKLLSLNPPAIMVQNEKRMLQEAVDALFDGSRRSSLANKAGSVGYKKSLSDMLKGKQGRFRQNLLGKRVDYSGRSVIVVGPTLKLHQCGLPKKMALELFKPFVYSKLRMYGEAPTVKFASKMVKSEKPEVWDILDEVIREHPVLLNRAPTLHRLSIQAFQPVLIEGKAIQLHPLVCTAFNADFDGDQMAVHVPLSLEAQLEARVLMMSTNNILNPSNGKPIIVPSKDIVLGIYYLTLQQQIDDSESNNLMYFSDFGCIEHALNCKMINIHSNIKYEMKFFNDDGKEYYNTVHTTPGRLILWQAFPEHKNLNFSLVNQVLTVKEITNLVSLVYRNCGQNETVLFSDRLMCLGFEYATLSGISFGYSDMVIPESKAMHVKNATNEVRKFSMQYQEGLITKNERYNKVVDEWSRCTDFIANDMVKAMSVCDKKNNLNSIYMMASSGARGSVSQMKQLAGMRGLMAKPSGEIIETPIISNFREGLNVFEYFNSTHGARKGLADTALKTANSGYLTRRLVDVSQDCIVTGYDCGTTDGIIAKATIESGSIVATLSSIILGRVAVIDTYNPITGEILVKEGELIDENKVEQINIGGLDAMKIRSPLTCKFTDGICSLCYGRDLVTGRFVAIGEAVGVIAAQSIGEPGTQLTMRTFHIGGAVTRGAEVSDVIAAFNAKVKIINSNIIVDKNDNKIVMGRSCEVALLDDFGNEKFKHNLPYGAKLYISDGETVEVGDKIAEWDPYTVPIITEKTGIVSYRDLIDGVSISEVMDELTGISNRVVVDWKLSIHGANIRPRIVLLNDAGDVITLANDLDAHYFMPIGAVLNVQDGQKVYAGDVITRIPRESIKTRDITGGLPRVVELFEARRPKEHSVVSEVDGCVEFGKDYYRSKRRVFVNPVDGQSSPIEYLIPKGKHTIVNEGDFVRKGDLLMDGDPDPHDILRVLGVEALANYMTSEIQQVYRLQGVRIDNKHIEVILRQMLQRVEITDPGDTMYLIGESVNRQEILQINESLLSAGKRDASYVSILQGITRASLATGSFISAASFQETTKVLTEAAFYGKEDPLSGLKENVIVGRLIPAGTGLIMNKLKKLSALNEEDYSQYYNNFELYSDKILVEGEKVL